A DNA window from Helianthus annuus cultivar XRQ/B chromosome 15, HanXRQr2.0-SUNRISE, whole genome shotgun sequence contains the following coding sequences:
- the LOC110881842 gene encoding agamous-like MADS-box protein AGL80 translates to MPRSKVKLAFIENQKARKSSFMKRKECLKNKLKELSTLCGIEACAIIYSSYEPGLEVWPEDNTAFQNVLNAFLMKLPMERNKFMSNQDSYIKERISKVDGQIKKQIVTTRDFVKAKLMSECLSGKVSLAGLNSKDLNNLGSFAGHKLPEIEERIKVLKSDAFASQLQRPEPKEVVGCSNTASHMAAAGTNVDCYVPVMENTGWYPPDWTSDHVEHGLDPVPGVNMMNPFPDDPIFSWSDAYIPKKTG, encoded by the coding sequence ATGCCTAGGAGCAAAGTGAAGCTTGCTTTCATAGAAAACCAGAAGGCAAGGAAAAGCTCCTTCATGAAAAGAAAGGAATGCCTGAAGAACAAGCTGAAGGAGCTGTCCACCCTATGCGGCATCGAGGCATGCGCCATCATTTATAGCTCATACGAACCTGGACTCGAGGTGTGGCCCGAAGACAACACTGCTTTCCAAAATGTGTTGAACGCATTCCTTATGAAGTTACCCATGGAGAGGAACAAGTTTATGTCCAACCAGGATAGCTACATAAAAGAAAGGATCAGCAAGGTCGACGGTCAGATCAAGAAGCAGATCGTGACGACCAGGGATTTTGTGAAGGCCAAGTTGATGTCAGAATGCTTGAGTGGTAAAGTCTCACTTGCTGGCTTGAACTCAAAAGATTTGAATAATCTTGGGTCATTCGCTGGTCATAAACTCCCAGAAATTGAGGAGAGGATAAAGGTTCTCAAAAGTGATGCCTTTGCATCACAGTTGCAACGACCAGAACCAAAGGAAGTTGTGGGTTGTAGCAACACTGCTAGCCATATGGCGGCTGCAGGAACAAATGTTGATTGCTATGTACCAGTGATGGAAAACACTGGTTGGTACCCGCCTGACTGGACTAGTGATCATGTGGAGCATGGTTTGGATCCAGTTCCAGGGGTCAACATGATGAACCCATTTCCTGATGACCCCATTTTTTCGTGGTCTGATGCATACATTCCGAAGAAAACAGGTTAG